Below is a genomic region from Xiphophorus hellerii strain 12219 chromosome 1, Xiphophorus_hellerii-4.1, whole genome shotgun sequence.
TGTTAGATTAAGCtgagaaattttccagaaaaatacaTGGAAATTTCTGCGTTTGCAAAGTCAAAAGTGTCccagaaaaaaatctggaaatctTTTTGGTTAAGATTAACCAAAAagaattctagaaaaaaacaaggacatttctgagttcaaaaagttaaaaaaaattctaaaaagaaataaaaaatgttcaaattaatctcagaaagtttCTGGAAAAATAGtagccatttttttctccaaaagattaaaagattttcagcttttgaaactcagaaaatttccaaattttcgctgagattaatcaaaaacatttctgagttttctctAGAAAAATTTTGACTTCTAAAACTCAGCAActtcatagatttttttctataaaagatTTTTTGGTGGatatttactcctttttttctaaaatgccCCTAGTACACCGTCGTAGTGCAGACTCttgctgttattttaaatattctaattaGTTTCCATCTCCGCTTTTTTGTAATAAGAGGTTCGCAAACAGATAACTTTGTAATGCTTTTTACCAgaacatttacaaaactttgCTTAGCAGTGTAATGCTGCCTCATTTAgcagtgaaaatgaaaactaGCTACACCAGGAAGTGGAGCGGCAGATTGATAGATTTCTGCAGATGTCAGAAATTGCTCAACAGAATGACAGGAGCCACATCTGAGCAGGATTTGCTGTGAATGCATACATTGTTTAAACAGGACTGCGGTTTGCCATATGATACGGAGACAATAGAAAGCTTAAAATTGTGACTTTAAAGTTTCGGGGTTTGGAACAAAGCCGGATGAATTTAAAGAGTCACAAGTGGCTCAATAATCCTCATTAACTGTTGCATTCCTTCCATCGTTTTTTTGCTCCTTGAGGTCATGTGTAACCTATTgttctggtaaaataaaataaaaaactcctGCTGTATGCCTGAATCTACAGACGGTCTAATTTTCTCCAAGAAAGAAAGCATGAATTGAAGTATAGAGAATTAAGCTTTTCACTGGCAGTCTGAAGGAAACTTCAGAGTAAATCTGGGCACAATTAGGACTAATCAGAGATAAAAAGTGGGTCAGACAACTTCAGAGGAAAGGATTTTATAGTCTACTGGTATGCATGCAAGGAAAATTCTGACTTAAACACACcgttatatatgtttatattcatCTATTTACGTAATATTTACATATCTGCTTATTattgtgaaacaaaatgttgtgatttttataGATAAAGAAAGCAATCCAAAAGATGCCTcatatattttcatgttttgctatGTTATAGTCACATATTACATGGATATTATTAGctagacaaataaaaagtagcTCATTATGGTGAAGTGGAAGTCAAAATTGTATGATCTGTAGCAGACAAATGATGTATTCAGATTGCAGGAGTCATTTGTAGAGCTacttttcactgttttttaaaagttttgaaactcaagtttttcaaaataactgaaattcaaaattctttaaatcaaggctaaattCCTGccattaattaataataactggagcATTGATCAATGTATTTAATGGATATTTGCTTGATGGTTTTCAGAATCAGAATCcaaaatgcttttattgttattgtgcAGATGTACAACAAAATTAGTTTCAGTACAGTCCATCCAAAGATGATGACAGGACGgcaaatacactgcaaaaacaccagtatttttggtccagtttctagtgaaaatatcatagtacagtttaaataaaacaaaactaacttactagTAATTTTTCAGAGAGGTAtaagaacttgttttaagtcaataattaactaaaattgatgaaaaactattatttccagaggcagattatttcacttataacattggaaaaatatcataaatgaaataatttgccagtggcaataatactttttcatcaatattaagaaatgattcaaaataaactctcatattttgctgaaaagttacttgtaaattagttctgtcttattttaagtgtagtaaaatatttgcactagaatagactagaaactagatcaagaatacttggtgagattttgtgtttttgcagtgtaatccAATCACAATGAAACAAAGCATTCTTAAATCTAGAggggaggagcagcaggaaggcAGGTGCTTCTGCAGCTAAAACCTCAGAGTTTATAAAGGCCGTCCTTCTCTGCCTCCTGGTTCTTCAGGGGCCGTTTCACGGGGGACGAGACGATGTGGACGTCCGCTCTGCTGCTGGTGCTTCTCACTGTAACTTCACAAACTTTGGCAAGTGAGTATAGAAaatcatttactttttattaaatttatcagcaataaaataaaatgttgcatgagACAAGATGCTGGGTCGCACAAATCAAATCAGAAGGTTAATCTTACCAACGGATCAAAGCTGTTTGTGAAATGTCCACACTTAACAGTAAATGTAATTTACCAGCCAGCAAACTTAACTGGCCACAAAAGAGGTTTAGATGGAAATTATTTACCACTTTATGCTGCTGGATGagcataaaaaagttaaataaatgatgaaaagtCGTTATTTACACTGCAAAATCACCAAATCTTACCAGTAAATCACAAAAACTAACTTAGAGGTAATAAGattgttttaagaaaagaattccttaatattgatgaaaaagtctgTTTcattggaagattatttcatttaaaacaagacatttttcccataagtgaaataatctgaactagtaggaactagtattttttaatcaatatcaagaaattattgactatttcttgctgaaaagttacttatacattactttgttttaaattttcccTGTAAAGTAGACCAGATTTACTTgacaagattttgtgttttcccaTTATTTGTAGATATTCTCTGACAAGTTGTTGACTTTATAGAAATTCTTCCTGTTGAGCATGCATGCAGCgacagcagagaagaaaaactttCCTTTGGCAAGAAGGAttacagagcagagacacaaaaacagacagaagaacTGATGTACTTTCTATATTcatgaaaagtcaaaagttaaTAATATGAGTAGGAGAATGTTTGATTTGCTCtacaaacaggaaatgtcagaCTAGGTGTAGCTtgtagagaaaacaaaacagtttaaataacagtaaataatacaaattggagagcagtagaagaagaaattgTCCTCCAACAGCCTAAGTGTATAGCTGTATAGCTGCAGAAATAACTCAGGATAACCTAAACCGCTAGCATGAGGCATCACAAATTCATCCCAACTCattagaaaaagagaaaaaatttgGAATGACTTTCAGGAGAAAATAATATTGCTACTTTCTCAGGTTTGCAATGTTGTGTCTGAATGATTGGCAAAACCTCTGGAACAGTGAACAGATCAGACAACCAATGTGGACGTCTGGAGAAAACCAAAATATCCGCACAAAAACAGCGGCTGCTGAGGGGTCTGTAGCCACATGACCTGGGAACGTTGTATTCTAGACTCTGGGGTAAAAGCACATCACAGAAGTAAATCTAGCAAAACTGAAGTCTTGAAAcggtctagtcaaagtaaagAGTTGCATCTGATAAAGATGCTGCCCTGTTTGTTTTCCACCCATAATCACAGGCACAACATATCTGTTgtgtattgattattttgatgatggaacttgaccaaatgtaatgtttgttactggtttcacaATTGGTGAATCTATTAagtttttatgatattttatttaatgtttttatgatgtaaagcataAAAACTTTATGCATTCGCTAAATTAACTTGAACTaccctgttgctgaaatgttaaataaaataatacaaataaacttgattgatttatttattgatggATCTGTTAGAGAAACTGAAATCTGCTAAACTAAATGAATCGaagtgactttaaaaaatgtatgtgtgCCAAAATTGGAATAAAATCATATTGAATGATTATTGCTTTaattttacctttttctttttaaatatctcTGAACTAAACTTTCAAACATGttgaataaaagctgatttctGTTGAGTTGTTCCACTTGTTCCTTTAATAATCCCaatcaaatgtttgatttaGACAGGATTCTGTTTCCAGGCTGGATATTTTATCCCAAATCTGCCCTCAGACACTGTTAATCTGTAATATAATCCTGCACACACCCAGATTAGCGTCACATGAGAGAGATTGGTACCACAAGTTTTCACTGTtggcttaaaataaaacattccaaACTCACTTTATGCAAAGTTGgttaaaatctcaataaatttAAGGAGATCTGAATAAATCATCCATAGTTTATTGATCAGAGTATCGATTCTTCATTTTTCAGAGGCTAAAAATCGCTTCACTCACTACCCATCATGGAACGCTAAAATGTACCCGATCTGGAAAGCAGGCGATCCGAAATATGAAGACTCCTGGAAAGGTCAGTGTGCTGAACAGTCCCAGATGTTTGTCAGCCACATCTGCAGGACTGATggagaaatatttctgattttttacCTGTTCAGGTGGAAAGGTGAACTTCAATGTTAGGAATGATTCACCAACCCTGACTGGAGCCAAAGTCACGTTCACCATTGAACTGGAGTTCCCCCACAACCAGGAAGTTCTTTCTGATGGGAGGGTGGTCTGGGCTGAAGACTGTGTAGTCAATGgtaacacacgcacacacacacacttattgGGGTTTTGGATGAaaggggaaagaaaacaaatgagtttttttgtaaaatgtgtaaTCCAAGGGTGTATAAattttttgagttaaaaatacTTGATACTCGAGtgccaaagaaagaaagaaagaaaagctgtttAAGGGGAGTGGATAGTTTTCCAGATACTGCATACGTCTCTCATAGTTATGTTTTCCAAGaagtacataaataaaatatgaaataacattttaactgCAAATCATGTTAGTAAATTAACTCGTAGATGCAGTAAATCTTCAGATACAATGGGCGAGTTGGGGCGTAATTTGCTCCACATCCAAATCACTGACGGGGATTTGCAGGGTGGCATGTCTAGATAGGCCACCCCACCAGAGGGCGTAAGGCTCGAGCATTTGatgaatatttattgaaattaaataataaagagCATCTTTTTCCATTCATGTAATTTGGCAGCATAGACAGAAgagctgctttgatttgattgataaaacaatatttgagcACATGACTGTTTTTTGAAGGTTCTTTTTAGACATGTAGTCTAAAGAATTAGAGCATATTTAGATAACcatctttcattttcttcttacaggaacaaaatattttaagtcaGAACCAGTTTATCCAACAAAGGATGCAGACTGGGAAGCTGTTTTTCCAGATGGGACACCAGTAAAGGATGACAAGAAGCCGCcttatgtgtttgtgtggaaaACTTGGGGTGAGTGGAGCTCTATTGAACTTATGGATAAACCActggaaaaaaatcagtttgtaTTTGCTCTACATATCCCCAAAAAACAAGCACAATCAAACATAACTCTGTCAGATTAAAGTTAATGAGCAGAAATCAAACATAACTCTGTCAGATTAAAGTTAATGAGCAGAAATCAAACATAACTCTGTCAGATTAAAGTTAATGAGCAGAAATCAAACATAACTCTGTCAGATTAAAGTTAATGAGCAGATCAGGCTCTGCTGATggatttctgtgtttctgctggTTTGCAGGTCAGTACTGGCAGGTAGCAGACGGGCCCTGCTCCTCTCTGACCATCAGTACGGATGACATCCCATTGGGCTCCTACACCATGGACATCGTCATCTATCACTACCGCAGCAAAGAAAAGTTTATTCCTCTGGGATATGCTTCTACGCAGTTTTCCATCACTGGTAAGTTTAGAGCTGAACAAAAAGTTACAAACAGAAGAGTAAGACTACATACAGGTCTAATCAAAGGTTTATTTACTCTAGTCATAGAAGTGAACCTTATGTCTATTTTGAGTTGTTGATGAATCTGACACTGATGATTGGGTTCAAATGTCAGAATCCAGGCTGGATTGGTAGAGTTGATTGAAATTGGTTCGTTTATTGTCTTTTCAGGAATGTTCACCAATTTCTAATATGTTTGGGTTTGGAAACTGgttttattgtgtgttttggaTCACTAAAATGTTAGAAAACCCAAAAGATTGAGCAGAGTGTTTAAGAACAAGTCAAAATCCACCAACACACAATATTATCATGAACTGGAAACTGTGTCTACAAAGAAGTAAGTTTAATCAAGTGgcaaaagtaaaagaaacatgtACATGtagttatttaattattaattggttaatcccCCAAAAAATTCTATTTCTaacattgtgtaaaataaataaatgaaaaacctgcagaatgtgTCAATTTACTAgtagattaattgattaatcaccaGAACAATTGATAGATTAACCAATTACTAAGATAATCATCAGTTTGAAACGTCTGATCTCCTCAGATCAGATCCCCTTCGCCGTCTCCCTGGACCAAGTCAATGACATCGTGGCTGGAGACATGCGCTTCGTGCAGAACCGAGCCATCGCCTTCACCGTGACCCTCCATGACCCCAGCCAGTACCTCAGCAACGCAGACATCACCTTCAACTGGGACTTTGGCGATGAAAGCGGGGCGCTCATATCCAGAGAGATGACCGTCACTCACACGTACGTCAGCTCTGGATCGTTCAAACCGCAGGTGGTCATCCAGGCGGTCATCCCTGATAAGGCCTGCGACCCGCCATCCGACCCCCCGACCTCCAGCACCGGACCGACTGCCGACCAGGCAACCACAGGTCAGGAACCGATGCTGCTGGTTCATGTAATTTATACGGGTGAAGGGTGGAaacatccatccacccatccatccatccatccatccatccatccatccattcatccatccatccat
It encodes:
- the pmelb gene encoding premelanosome protein b: MWTSALLLVLLTVTSQTLAKAKNRFTHYPSWNAKMYPIWKAGDPKYEDSWKGGKVNFNVRNDSPTLTGAKVTFTIELEFPHNQEVLSDGRVVWAEDCVVNGTKYFKSEPVYPTKDADWEAVFPDGTPVKDDKKPPYVFVWKTWGQYWQVADGPCSSLTISTDDIPLGSYTMDIVIYHYRSKEKFIPLGYASTQFSITDQIPFAVSLDQVNDIVAGDMRFVQNRAIAFTVTLHDPSQYLSNADITFNWDFGDESGALISREMTVTHTYVSSGSFKPQVVIQAVIPDKACDPPSDPPTSSTGPTADQATTVKTPDLVSPVPKLVSTKPAHLNINMVLSDTEEDNAEGEASTPSMVQADQEAAVAKTPPPINKLQTGNKMAANGKRTVRLSGRVAAIAVAKREAEDKPSDDDCVIYRYGSFCTGIEVFEGIEKVEIVQMENVLMTTPRKDTNVLDITVTCQGSHPKEVCSVILDSDCLKPIHMACNLLEPSKECQLVLRHFFNSSGDYCINVSMANDVSLAAATARFTVDLGSGLSSSGTIVMLLGVLVLILTVGIVGYSYKRLKPYHPLKEAASEGPQLSGVRSSAAASMLWNSLNRRGAIDNSPLLQDRPL